Proteins encoded within one genomic window of Polyodon spathula isolate WHYD16114869_AA chromosome 32, ASM1765450v1, whole genome shotgun sequence:
- the htr1d gene encoding 5-hydroxytryptamine receptor 1D codes for MMDQINQSADISLQMLSGNSSQNFSDMVSTWDENCILGLQISFYIILGIITLATVLSNIFVIITIFLTRKLHTPANFLIGSLAVTDLLVSILVMPISIAYTVSKTWSFGQIMCDIWLSSDITCCTASILHLCVIALDRYWAITDALEYSKKRTTCRAGVMIAIVWVISICISIPPLFWRQAKAHEELADCNVNTDHIFYTIYSTFGAFYIPTVLLIILYSRIYVAARSRIFRPPSSCGKRFTTAQLIGGSDGSSLCSINSNSNQDGQLHPGGSPILINHVKVKLADSVLERKRICAARERKATKTLGIILGAFIFCWLPFFVVTLVIPICQEACWFHPVLFDFFTWLGYLNSLINPVIYTAFNDEFKQAFQKLIRFKLCY; via the coding sequence ATGATGGACCAAATCAACCAGTCTGCAGATATCTCCCTCCAGATGTTATCTGGAAACAGCTCACAGAACTTCAGCGACATGGTTAGCACCTGGGACGAGAACTGCATCCTGGGGCTGCAGATCTCTTTCTACATTATCTTGGGGATCATCACCCTGGCCACGGTCCTGTCCAACATCTTTGTGATTATCACCATCTTCCTGACTCGTAAACTCCACACTCCGGCTAATTTCCTCATAGGCTCCCTGGCAGTGACTGATCTCCTGGTGTCCATCTTGGTGATGCCAATCAGCATTGCCTACACTGTGAGCAAGACCTGGTCATTCGGACAGATCATGTGCGACATCTGGCTGTCATCTGACATCACCTGCTGCACAGCCTCCATCCTGCACCTTTGTGTCATTGCTCTTGACCGGTACTGGGCTATCACGGATGCCCTTGAGTACTCTAAGAAAAGGACCACCTGTAGAGCGGGGGTCATGATCGCTATCGTCTGGGTGAtctccatctgcatttccatacCTCCCCTTTTCTGGCGGCAGGCCAAAGCTCACGAGGAGCTGGCGGACTGCAACGTCAACACCGACCACATCTTCTACACCATTTACTCCACATTTGGGGCCTTCTACATCCCCACTGTGCTGCTGATAATTCTCTACAGCAGGATATATGTAGCTGCCAGATCAAGGATCTTCAGGCCCCCGTCTTCTTGCGGGAAGCGCTTTACCACCGCCCAGCTAATAGGCGGATCTGACGGGTCTTCGCTCTGCTCCATTAACTCAAACTCTAACCAAGATGGCCAGCTACATCCTGGAGGTTCTCCAATTTTAATAAACCACGTCAAGGTCAAGCTGGCAGATAGTGTGCTGGAGCGGAAGAGGATCTGTGCGGCTAGAGAAAGGAAAGCCACCAAGACCCTCGGGATCATCCTGGGAGCATTCATCTTTTGCTGGCTGCCCTTCTTCGTGGTGACCTTGGTAATACCTATCTGCCAGGAGGCCTGTTGGTTCCATCCAGTGCTCTTCGATTTCTTCACCTGGCTAGGATACCTGAACTCCCTCATCAACCCAGTGATCTACACAGCTTTCAACGACGAGTTCAAGCAAGCTTTCCAGAAGCTCATACGATTTAAGCTGTGCTATTAA